A genomic segment from Rubrobacter tropicus encodes:
- a CDS encoding OsmC family peroxiredoxin — translation MERRVRVEWEGSLADGGGPLSLGSNGILRGSPVTWASCVERSDGKTSPEELVAAAHASCYAMALSLTLSEKGSDPERPAVGATCVLDGEEVGITTADLEGRGAVPGLGAEEFRKMAEEAEKLCPVSNALKGNVEMGPDARLA, via the coding sequence GTGGAGCGCAGGGTCCGAGTTGAGTGGGAAGGTAGTCTCGCGGATGGCGGAGGGCCGCTATCGCTCGGAAGCAACGGGATTCTTCGGGGCTCGCCGGTGACCTGGGCCTCCTGCGTCGAGCGGTCGGATGGCAAGACCTCTCCCGAAGAGCTCGTGGCGGCGGCTCACGCCTCTTGCTACGCGATGGCGCTCTCCCTCACCTTGTCCGAAAAGGGCAGCGACCCCGAGCGGCCCGCGGTGGGCGCAACGTGTGTCCTGGACGGAGAGGAGGTCGGGATCACGACCGCGGATCTGGAAGGCAGGGGCGCGGTGCCGGGTTTGGGCGCCGAGGAGTTTCGGAAGATGGCAGAGGAGGCCGAGAAACTCTGTCCTGTATCGAACGCTCTCAAGGGTAACGTCGAGATGGGGCCGGACGCACGACTGGCCTGA